A genomic region of Raphanus sativus cultivar WK10039 chromosome 6, ASM80110v3, whole genome shotgun sequence contains the following coding sequences:
- the LOC108834068 gene encoding putative F-box/kelch-repeat protein At1g13200: METAEKRVAIASSLSSQRKRKRRKIRRIIRKRRRRNEKLVTAPLSLPNDVVEEIFLRLPVKAIIRLKSLSKQWRVTIESLSFAERHLKIAEQYCVVHPKVMVITVEDCEKWTLRPDTDIGFRTFCLESGSTLSFSLINFPQGFFNSTYVSENCDGLFCIHSPQSHSVYVVNPATRWLRQLPPSRFQISIHKFYPTPEDWRLMDSVFHLAFVKAAASGYKLVWLYNCENYNADASFPNEGVTKCEIFDFRANTWRYLSCTPSYRIFYDQKPAYSDGSVYWFTEPYNARIQVVAFDIQTETFRLLPNIIPAIAGSDPNHIDMCSLDNRLCMSMRDHVTMIQEIWRLKPSEDTWEKIFSIDLISCPSPQTEIRDMFEWSNKDMVEPSTPVAVCKNKKILLSHRCSRGLVKYDPLTKSLDFFYRNYRAWRKVTYFQSLISHI; this comes from the coding sequence ATGGAGACGGCAGAGAAGCGAGTAGCGATTgcatcatcattatcatctcagagaaagagaaagagaagaaaaatccgaagaataataagaaaaagaagaagaagaaacgagAAGCTAGTGACTGCTCCATTATCACTACCAAACGATGTCGTCGAGGAGATCTTCTTGCGGCTTCCAGTGAAAGCCATAATTCGACTCAAGTCGCTCTCAAAACAATGGAGAGTGACGATAGAGTCTCTCTCTTTCGCAGAGAGACACTTGAAGATCGCCGAGCAATACTGCGTGGTTCATCCCAAGGTTATGGTCATCACCGTAGAAGATTGCGAAAAGTGGACTCTTCGCCCAGACACAGACATTGGTTTTAGAACATTCTGCTTAGAATCGGGTTCTACTCTATCTTTTAGTCTTATCAATTTCCCTCAAGGATTCTTTAACTCTACCTACGTTTCAGAAAACTGTGATGGCCTTTTCTGCATTCATTCCCCACAATCTCACTCTGTATATGTAGTTAACCCGGCTACACGGTGGCTTCGACAACTTCCTCCCTCTAGGTTTCAGATTTCGATTCACAAGTTTTACCCGACTCCAGAAGATTGGAGATTAATGGATTCAGTCTTTCATCTAGCATTTGTCAAGGCTGCTGCTTCTGgttataaattagtttggttGTATAATTGTGAAAACTACAACGCTGATGCTTCGTTTCCGAACGAGGGAGTTACCAAGTGCGAGATTTTTGACTTTAGGGCAAACACTTGGAGATACTTGTCTTGCACTCCAAGTTATCGTATATTTTATGATCAAAAGCCCGCCTATTCAGATGGGTCGGTGTACTGGTTCACGGAACCATATAACGCTAGAATCCAAGTGGTAGCTTTTGATATCCAGACAGAAACATTCAGGTTGCTGCCGAATATCATTCCTGCCATTGCTGGTTCAGATCCTAACCATATAGACATGTGCAGTCTGGATAACCGTTTGTGTATGTCGATGAGGGATCACGTTACCATGATCCAAGAGATTTGGAGGTTAAAACCATCAGAAGACACTTGGGAGAAGATTTTTTCCATAGATCTCATTTCCTGCCCTTCTCCTCAGACTGAGATCCGCGATATGTTTGAATGGAGCAATAAGGATATGGTTGAGCCATCCACACCTGTGGCAGTATGCAAGAACAAGAAGATCCTGCTTTCACATCGCTGTTCCCGCGGTCTGGTAAAATACGACCCCCTAACAAAGTCTCTAGACTTTTTTTACCGGAATTATAGGGCTTGGAGAAAAGTTACTTATTTTCAAAGTTTGATCTCTCATATCTAA
- the LOC108811719 gene encoding embryo-specific protein ATS3A — protein MLRWLTLFLLALCFLTTSSSARSFITIKPQPIDSFLPKPQLENAGGCSYTVIIKTSCSSVSYTRDKISIAFGDVYGNQVYVKRLDDPHSRAFERCSSDTYKITGPCMHDVCYLYLLRQGYDGWKPENVKIYGSYIRSATFYYNLFLPNSVWYGFNVCNGIAKSSQPNIASVAAM, from the exons ATGCTCAGGTGGTTAACTTTGTTTCTCTTGGCATTATGTTTTCTCACAACGTCTTCCTCGGCGAGATCCTTCATCACCATTAAACCTCAGCCTATTGATTCGTTTCTACCTAAACCACAGCTAGAG AATGCGGGTGGGTGTTCTTACACGGTGATCATTAAGACAAGCTGTTCCTCGGTGTCTTACACCAGAGATAAGATCAGTATCGCGTTTGGTGATGTCTACGGCAACCAg gTATACGTGAAGAGACTAGACGATCCACACTCGAGGGCATTTGAAAGATGTTCTTCGGACACATACAAGATAACAGGACCGTGTATGCATGACGTCTGTTATCTCTACCTACTCAGACAAGGATACGACGGCTGGAAACCAGAGAACGTCAAGATCTATGGCTCGTACATCAGATCAGCCACTTTCTACTATAACCTCTTCTTGCCTAACTCTGTTTGGTACGGCTTTAACGTCTGCAACGGCATTGCCAAGTCTTCTCAGCCCAACATTGCCTCCGTTGCAGCTATGTAA